In Planctomycetota bacterium, the genomic stretch AGATGGGGCTCGGCATGGCTCTCCGGTTCGAGGACCTGATGATGCAGGCCCCCGCCGAGTTCTATTCGGGTCCCATCGCCTTCAAGTACGCCCAGGCGTGGTCGATGGTCCATTTCTTCTATGAGGCGGCCGGGGGGCGGCACCGTCCCCGGATCGAAGCCTACTTCAAGTCCCTGGCGTCGGGGGCCGACGCGCGCGGCGCGTTCGAGGCGGCCTTCGGAGAGGCGGACCTCCGGGCGCTCGAGAAGGAGTGGCTGGAGTACGTGCGGGGGCTGGAGGTGCGGCGTCAATGACGGCCTGGGCGCTGGCTCTGGTTCTTCTGGCCGGGGAGGACGTCTACACGGCGACGCTCGTCTTCGAGAAGATGCATTGCGAGGAGTGCCGCCGGGAGCTGGAGGCGACGGTGCGGCGGATGCAGGGCTGCCGGGGGGTGACGTTCTCGGGGGAGAGCGCGGTCGTGACCTTCGACGAGCGGGCTCCGGTTCCGGCCTTCAACCGGCTGCCCAAGGATCTGGCCGTGCGGGCGGTGAAGGTATCGCTGCGGGGCACGGTGAGCTTTACGGGGGAGAAGGCGACGCTGGCGGCCAAGGGGAGCGGCCAGGCGCTCGCGCTGGTCAATCCCGAGTCGCCCCGGGGCGAGGATCGGCTGGGAGAGCTTCGCCGCCGGCTCGAAGGAAAGAACCGGTTCCGGATCTCGGGGACGCTCGTCGGGGGGAAGACGATCGTTCTGGAGAGCTTCGAGCCGGCGGACTGGAAGGATTAGGGCGGGTCAGCGCCGGCGGAACCGGCTGGCGCGGCGCAGAAGTCGCGAGCGGCGCAGCTTCGGGAGCCCGGCGTTGCGGGCGGAAGCCTCCGGGGTGAAGCCCTCGGGGAGTCCGCCGGCGGCGATCGCTTCGAGGTCCCGCAGGAGTTCCGACGGCGTCTGGTAGCGGTCCTCGCGGGTCTTCTGCATCATCTTGACGATCGTCCAGTCCACGGCGGGCGAGACGAGGGGATTGCGCGCGCGCGGCGGGGTCACCGGCTCGGTCAGGTGCTTGGAGATCACGTCGGCGGCGCTCTGGCCGGGGAACGGGACGTCTCCCACGACCATGTGGTAGAAGCTCGCGCCGAGGGAATAGATGTCCGCGCGGGTATCCACGTTCTGTTCCCCGCGGGCCTGCTCGGGGGCGATGTAGTACGGCGTTCCCATCGAGGCGCCCGGCCGCGTGCCCGAGGGGTCGCCCTCGGCGGCGGGGAGCTTGGCCAGCCCGAGATCGCAGAGTTTGGCCACGCCCTCGCGGGTGAGCATGATGTTGTCGGGCTTGATGTCCCGGTGGATGATGCCGTGGTTGAAGGCGTGCTGGAGGGCCCGGGCGATCTGCAGCACGATATGGAGGGCGCGTTTTTCGTCGAGCGCGCCGCCCCGCTTGAGCAGCTCGCCGACGGTGGGCCCGTCGATGTACTCCATCGCGAAGTAGTGGATGCCGTTGGACTCGCCGACGTCGATTCCCTGGATGATGTTGGGGTGGTTGAGCCGGGCGACGGCGCGGGCTTCGCGGAGGAAGCGTTCGCGGAACTTTTCGTTCTGGGCGTACTTGGGGGAAAGGACCTTGATCGCCACGATCCGGTCCATGGAGATCTGGAGGGCCTTGTAGATCGATCCCATGG encodes the following:
- a CDS encoding serine/threonine-protein kinase, whose protein sequence is MAEEKESLHFGAIAIKLGFTSLEKVDECLRLQEKMKELGVAPKKLGEIMLAKGYLTDAQVKEIFKYQGLRGGHTSIQGYKILTKIGQGAMGSIYKALQISMDRIVAIKVLSPKYAQNEKFRERFLREARAVARLNHPNIIQGIDVGESNGIHYFAMEYIDGPTVGELLKRGGALDEKRALHIVLQIARALQHAFNHGIIHRDIKPDNIMLTREGVAKLCDLGLAKLPAAEGDPSGTRPGASMGTPYYIAPEQARGEQNVDTRADIYSLGASFYHMVVGDVPFPGQSAADVISKHLTEPVTPPRARNPLVSPAVDWTIVKMMQKTREDRYQTPSELLRDLEAIAAGGLPEGFTPEASARNAGLPKLRRSRLLRRASRFRRR